A genomic segment from Paenibacillus sp. FSL K6-1096 encodes:
- a CDS encoding MFS transporter — protein sequence MNARNWWLMISVGLGVMLNPLNSSMVAVAIPGLQQAFKLEFTVVSWIIFSFYIGSAIAQPVMGRASDIFGRRRIFLAGLMIVFAASLLTPLSSGFEALIVLRVVQSVGTSMVVAVGMAIIRVNITDKQASALSVLSMFTSGAAAVGPFVGGVLVHVWGWSSIFYINLPFVTASFLLAWKTIPQDKPPAAIAPKLSLREWMSRIDVPGILLFTTGLVAVLAQMLSAKSSGHVSLFNIITGLAGVILLIVFVRHELRTAMPFIPLRTFAKSPGLIRVNAEFMLVNLLFYSVFFGLPSYLQLVRQVSEFHTGLLMLSLGLSSLAVSPLAGRWIDASGPRPAQAVSAILMTIGSVCIVLLNPVSPLISIILVLAAFGISNGLINVAMQAALFNHSPKELIGVTSGLFSTSRYFGTILSSLLIGIVMGNSFSFRGFQVLGMILTVIALCLLIMSRRHSSKPKDSRHSPVDR from the coding sequence ATGAATGCACGGAACTGGTGGTTAATGATATCCGTTGGGCTGGGTGTGATGCTGAACCCGCTTAACTCTTCGATGGTGGCAGTGGCGATTCCCGGGCTGCAGCAGGCATTCAAGCTTGAATTCACCGTGGTTTCCTGGATTATTTTTTCGTTCTATATAGGCAGCGCTATTGCCCAGCCTGTCATGGGCAGAGCGAGCGATATCTTCGGCCGCAGAAGAATTTTTCTGGCAGGACTGATGATCGTCTTCGCCGCCTCCCTGCTAACGCCTCTGTCTTCGGGCTTCGAAGCGCTCATCGTTCTGCGGGTTGTCCAATCGGTCGGCACCAGTATGGTGGTGGCTGTGGGAATGGCAATCATCCGGGTAAATATTACAGATAAGCAAGCTTCCGCGCTGTCTGTACTGTCTATGTTTACATCGGGAGCAGCGGCGGTAGGACCTTTTGTCGGCGGGGTACTGGTCCATGTATGGGGCTGGTCTTCCATCTTCTATATCAATCTTCCGTTTGTAACGGCGAGCTTCCTGTTAGCCTGGAAAACCATCCCCCAGGACAAGCCGCCAGCAGCTATAGCACCCAAGCTGTCCTTGCGTGAATGGATGAGCCGGATAGACGTACCTGGAATTCTGCTGTTCACTACCGGACTGGTGGCTGTGCTGGCACAGATGCTCTCCGCCAAGTCCTCCGGCCATGTCTCTCTGTTCAATATCATCACCGGTCTGGCCGGGGTCATCCTGCTTATCGTCTTCGTAAGACATGAGCTAAGAACAGCGATGCCCTTTATTCCGCTGCGTACCTTCGCCAAATCTCCCGGGCTGATCCGGGTCAATGCCGAATTTATGCTGGTTAATCTTTTATTCTATTCCGTCTTCTTCGGTCTGCCTTCTTATTTGCAGCTCGTTCGTCAGGTCAGTGAATTCCACACCGGGCTGCTGATGTTAAGCCTCGGTCTAAGCTCGCTCGCCGTTTCTCCGCTGGCCGGACGATGGATCGATGCCTCCGGGCCCCGGCCGGCGCAGGCCGTATCGGCTATCCTTATGACCATCGGGTCGGTGTGTATCGTACTGCTCAATCCGGTATCCCCGTTAATCAGCATCATTCTGGTTCTCGCCGCCTTCGGAATCAGCAACGGGCTGATCAATGTCGCTATGCAAGCAGCCTTGTTCAACCATTCGCCCAAAGAGCTGATTGGAGTCACCTCCGGCTTATTCAGCACCTCCAGATATTTCGGAACCATCCTTTCTTCCCTGCTGATCGGAATCGTTATGGGCAATTCGTTCAGCTTCAGGGGCTTCCAGGTGCTGGGGATGATCCTTACCGTGATTGCCCTGTGTCTGTTGATCATGTCCCGGCGGCATTCCAGCAAGCCCAAAGACTCCCGTCACAGTCCTGTTGACCGCTAG
- a CDS encoding LysR family transcriptional regulator — translation MELLQLEYFIAVARLEHMTEAAHRLHVTQSSLSKTIQRLEEDLGVPLFDRSGRKLRLSEPGRRFLPRAEKALFELKQGRQELKDLSGLESSTLKLAVTTASTLPGILRAFRRKLPDIHFHVQMLPMQEMIALLQRGEVDFCLSSPPVRGGDVECQVVYNDYIYLAVPAGHPLAGRKSLCLIELKDEWFVGVKQGYGIRDLVDSVCQASGFLPRYVYEGDEPARLIDLVEAGIGLAFIPGTARNTQEHIRLIPLEDQRLVREIALLWHKNRYISQAGLIFREVVIGYFAKL, via the coding sequence ATGGAGCTTCTTCAATTAGAGTATTTCATCGCGGTTGCCCGCCTGGAGCATATGACCGAGGCTGCACACAGGCTGCATGTCACCCAATCCTCACTGAGCAAGACCATTCAACGGCTGGAGGAGGATCTCGGAGTCCCCTTATTCGACCGGAGCGGGAGGAAGCTGCGGCTGAGCGAGCCGGGCCGCCGATTTCTTCCGCGTGCGGAGAAGGCGCTGTTTGAACTTAAGCAGGGGAGACAGGAGCTTAAGGACCTGTCCGGCCTGGAGTCCAGCACCCTTAAATTAGCGGTCACCACCGCGAGTACCTTGCCCGGTATCCTCCGGGCATTTCGCCGCAAGCTGCCGGACATCCATTTTCACGTACAAATGCTGCCCATGCAGGAGATGATTGCCCTTCTCCAGAGGGGAGAGGTTGATTTCTGCCTATCCTCTCCACCGGTCAGAGGGGGGGATGTGGAATGTCAGGTTGTCTATAATGATTATATCTATCTTGCCGTTCCCGCCGGTCACCCGCTGGCAGGCCGTAAGAGCCTCTGCTTGATAGAGCTAAAGGATGAGTGGTTTGTAGGTGTCAAGCAAGGCTACGGGATTCGCGATTTGGTGGATTCCGTCTGCCAGGCTTCAGGCTTCCTGCCACGCTATGTCTATGAGGGAGATGAACCGGCCCGCTTGATTGACCTGGTGGAAGCCGGAATCGGCCTGGCCTTCATACCGGGTACAGCGAGGAATACGCAGGAACATATCCGTCTGATTCCGCTGGAGGACCAGAGGCTGGTTAGGGAAATTGCTTTGTTATGGCATAAGAACCGCTATATTTCACAGGCGGGTCTGATTTTCCGTGAGGTTGTTATCGGGTATTTCGCTAAGCTATAA